The Acetomicrobium thermoterrenum DSM 13490 genomic sequence AGACCCGTCTATCGGCCGGGATGGCTGGTAACGCCAATATTGATACAGGGAGTGCATTTTTTACCCCTCACCCTGGTAGTTCCCTTTATATCCTTTGTTTTAATGTTGGTGGTGCTTTATATCGTATATAAAACGAAGCCGGGGTTGGCGATGCGCGCCATATCCAAGGATATCGAAACGAGTCGTTTGATGGGCGTCTCAGTGGACCAGATAGTAGCCATCACCTTTATGATCGGTTCGGCTTTGGCGGCAGCATCAGGCATTATGTGGTCATTGAGGTATCCTCAAGTTCATCCGATGATGGGCATGATCCCAGGGTTTAAGGCCTTTATAGCGGCTGTGGTTGGAGGCATCGGCTCCATACAGGGGGCCGTCATCGGAGGCATGTTGCTTGGATTTATAGAAATAATGATAGTTGCCTTTTTCCCCAACCTATCGGGTTTTAAAGATGCCTTTGCTTTCGTGTTGCTCATATTTCTCTTACTTCTGAGGCCTACGGGCATTATGGGTGAACGACTGGAGGAAAAGGTATGATGTCTTCCAGGAGAAACTTAATTTTAAATATTTTGGCGGTCCTCTGTTTCGGCATGTTTTTGTGGTGGGCGGAAGGCCACCTAAGCGGCTATCAAATTCAAATCATGAACTTGATAGCCATAAATACCATCTTGGCGTTGGGCCTTAATTTGATCTATGGCTTTGGCGGTATGTTTTCCTTGGGACACGCGGGGTTCATGGCCATTGGCGCTTATACCTGTGCACTTTTAATATTGCCTCCCTTGCAGAAGGAAATGATTTTCATACTTCAGCCTCTGAGATGGCCCTTTTCGGTGCTTCACGCTCCCTTTTTGGTTGCCGTCGTGTTGGGTGGAGCGATGGCCGCAGTCTTTGGAATATTGGTGGGAATTCCCATTTTAAGGCTCGGCGGAGATTATCTTGGCATAGCGACTTTAGGTTTTGCCGAGATAGTGAGGGTTGTTGCCAACAACATTCCGAGCATTACCAACGGAGCTCTTGGATTGAAGGGAATTCCTCCCTATGCCAATATATGGTGGAATTACGGTTTCCTCTTAGTAGTATTATACTCTATGGTTAGGGTAGTCAACAGTAATTACGGCAATGTCTTAAAGGCCATAAGGGACGACGAGATGGCAGCGAAGGCCATGGGAATTGACGTATTCAGATACAAGATTCAGGTCTTTGCAATGGGTACTTTTCTTGCCGGCATAGGAGGGGCATTGCAGGCCAGCTTCATCACGACCATTGACCCCAGGATGTACATGTTTACGATGACATTTAACGTTCTAATGATGGTTGTGGCCGGCGGTCTCGGTTCAATAACGGGAACATGCATAGCAAGCGCAATAATAACCATATTGTTGGAGTGGTTGAGGATAGTAGAAAGCCCCATGGACTTTGGGCCCGTACATATACCGGGAATTCCGGGCATGAGGATGGTCATCTTTTCCTTGGCGCTTATATTCATAATACTCTTCAGGCGAGAAGGCATAATGGGCATGAAAGAGTTAACTTGGGATGCGATATTTGGTCGTATGGGGAGGGCAGGAAAAGATGAATGATTATATTATGAGACTGGAAGGCATGACTATGCGATTTGGCGGCTTAACGGCCGTTAAAGACCTATCACTAAATGTGCCTAAAGACTCCATCGTAGGCCTTATAGGACCTAATGGGGCTGGAAAGACTACAGTTTTTAACGTAATAACGGGATTTTACAAGCCCACGTCGGGAAAAGTCTTTTTCAAGGACAGGGACATCTCGGGGAAACAACCTCATGAGGTATGTTCCTTAGGAATCGCGCGCACTTTTCAAAACATCAGGTTATTTGGAAATGAGACTGTGCTGCAAAACGTGATGATAGCATGTAATGTTAGACTGCCGATAAGGTGGTGGGAACCTCCTTTGCTCTTGCCCTCGGTTTTTAAGAAGGAGCGCACCATCAAGGATAAGGCCATGGATTTATTGTGCAAGGTTGGGCTCGAGGACTTGGCCGACGAAGCGGCAACCTCTCTCCCCTACGGTCAGCAGAGACGATTGGAGATAGCTCGCGCTCTTGCTACGGACCCCGAGCTGCTCCTTCTTGACGAGCCGGCTGCCGGCATGAATCCTAGAGAAACGCATGCATTGATGGAGTTTATCAAAAATATCAGAGATCTCTTCGGCTTGACCATCATGTTGATAGAACATGATATGCGCGTCGTTATGGGCATTTGCGAGCATATATGGGTTTTGGACTATGGTGTTCTTATAGCGGAAGGCCCTCCCTCTTTCATCCAATCCGACAAAAAGGTCATTGAAGCTTACCTTGGAGAGGAGTATGCTCGTTATGTTAACGGTTAAGGACCTTCACGTTTACTACGGAGGAATTCATGCCATAAAGGGCATTTCCATCGAGGTCCCGCAGGGAGTTATCATTACCTTGATTGGAGCTAACGGAGCTGGCAAAAGCAGCACTTTGAGATCTATAGCGGGATTGGTAAGACAAAAGAACGGGATAATATCTTATAATGACGAGGATATCTCGAGATTATCTCCGGAAAAAATAGTTGAAAAGGGCATCGTTTTGGTTCCCGAGGGCAGAAAGATCTTTCCGAACCTGACCGTTATGGAAAATTTGATGCTGGGAGCTTATTTGAGAAAGGATGAAGAGGGAATAAAAAGGGATCTAGAGTGGGTATTTGAACTTTTCCCGAGGCTTAAAGAGAGAACTTGGCAAAAGG encodes the following:
- a CDS encoding branched-chain amino acid ABC transporter permease; the protein is MSYQMFIQHFLNAVTLGSLYALIAIGYSMVYGILRLINFAHGEIFMLGAYFVFWGTTLLHLPWLVAVPTAIAVTALCGVLVDRCAYRPLRDAPRISALISAIGVSFFLQNFAIVVFSAIPRPVYRPGWLVTPILIQGVHFLPLTLVVPFISFVLMLVVLYIVYKTKPGLAMRAISKDIETSRLMGVSVDQIVAITFMIGSALAAASGIMWSLRYPQVHPMMGMIPGFKAFIAAVVGGIGSIQGAVIGGMLLGFIEIMIVAFFPNLSGFKDAFAFVLLIFLLLLRPTGIMGERLEEKV
- a CDS encoding branched-chain amino acid ABC transporter permease, which gives rise to MMSSRRNLILNILAVLCFGMFLWWAEGHLSGYQIQIMNLIAINTILALGLNLIYGFGGMFSLGHAGFMAIGAYTCALLILPPLQKEMIFILQPLRWPFSVLHAPFLVAVVLGGAMAAVFGILVGIPILRLGGDYLGIATLGFAEIVRVVANNIPSITNGALGLKGIPPYANIWWNYGFLLVVLYSMVRVVNSNYGNVLKAIRDDEMAAKAMGIDVFRYKIQVFAMGTFLAGIGGALQASFITTIDPRMYMFTMTFNVLMMVVAGGLGSITGTCIASAIITILLEWLRIVESPMDFGPVHIPGIPGMRMVIFSLALIFIILFRREGIMGMKELTWDAIFGRMGRAGKDE
- a CDS encoding ABC transporter ATP-binding protein, with protein sequence MNDYIMRLEGMTMRFGGLTAVKDLSLNVPKDSIVGLIGPNGAGKTTVFNVITGFYKPTSGKVFFKDRDISGKQPHEVCSLGIARTFQNIRLFGNETVLQNVMIACNVRLPIRWWEPPLLLPSVFKKERTIKDKAMDLLCKVGLEDLADEAATSLPYGQQRRLEIARALATDPELLLLDEPAAGMNPRETHALMEFIKNIRDLFGLTIMLIEHDMRVVMGICEHIWVLDYGVLIAEGPPSFIQSDKKVIEAYLGEEYARYVNG
- a CDS encoding ABC transporter ATP-binding protein, whose product is MLTVKDLHVYYGGIHAIKGISIEVPQGVIITLIGANGAGKSSTLRSIAGLVRQKNGIISYNDEDISRLSPEKIVEKGIVLVPEGRKIFPNLTVMENLMLGAYLRKDEEGIKRDLEWVFELFPRLKERTWQKGGTLSGGEQQMLALGRALMGNPQLVMMDEPSLGLAPILVKEVFDIIKEINAQGKTILLVEQNAFAALNIAHYAYVLEVGQIVLQGPGEELIKNPQVREAYLGV